A single region of the Bacteroidia bacterium genome encodes:
- a CDS encoding helix-turn-helix domain-containing protein, translated as MNVITMESAVYDNIMAKLDKFEEELKKAVRTSSYPLSERWLDNEALCKIFCCSKRTLQMYRDEHMLPFSQIKHRMYYRACDVEKFLNENLKVIRENNGRRKRSSNQ; from the coding sequence ATGAATGTCATAACAATGGAGTCTGCTGTCTATGATAATATCATGGCAAAACTCGATAAGTTTGAAGAGGAGCTTAAAAAAGCAGTAAGAACATCCAGCTATCCTTTGAGTGAACGTTGGCTTGATAACGAAGCTCTGTGCAAAATCTTCTGCTGTTCCAAACGTACCTTGCAAATGTATCGTGATGAACATATGCTTCCTTTCTCCCAAATAAAGCATCGTATGTATTACCGTGCCTGTGATGTTGAGAAATTTTTGAATGAGAATCTGAAAGTAATACGTGAAAATAACGGAAGGAGGAAGAGATCAAGCAACCAGTGA